TTTCTAATTTTACTTAATTTTAATCCACTATCCAACCAACCAACAATTTTTTCGCATAATGAGTAATACTAATTTATAATTTTATAATACTCACATAATTTAATAAGCAATTTCATCTCCAATTCAATTAAAAATAATGAATAATTATTAATATATAAAACAACATATTATTAATTATCCATATTTAATTTAAATAGTTTATATTTAGGTATTCCTAAATATAATTATTTTTAACTTAATATACTAAAATTCAGTTAGAAATATTATATTTTAGATTAAATTAGATGATTTTAATAAGAATAAATGAGATGATTTAGGTATGTCTAAATTTGATGAATATCGTGGAAATTTCATTAAACGAAAAACCATAGAAGACATTTCTGAAGATCACATTGTGTTTTTTGTATTGTTTTTCGTTGAAACATACTGTATGGACTTTTGTAAACGAAAAGTCATACATAAAGTTAGTAGACCACCATTGCCTTTGAAAAATATGCTGGGACTGATATTGCTGTCCGAAGTATTAAAAGAATCTTCTGCTAGAAAAATTGCAGATTTTACAAAAACAGATTCAGTTTATAAACTAGTAATGGAAGGCATTCCTGTTTCCAAGGAATCAGTAACTCGTTATAAGAATTATTTCATACCCTATTTTGAAGGAATTTTAGGTAAAACCGTGCAAATGGCAAAAGATTTTGAATTGACGAAATTTCTTGATGTTAGTGTTGATGGTACTAAATTAAAGGCATATAATTCGCCTTTTAAAGTTATACGCAAACATGACTTAAAAATTCTAATCAGGATTTTAAAAGGAGAATTAGCCAAAGATGAAATTAAAAAGCTTAAATTAAATGCGCAAAAGTTTTATTATGACGGACGTAAAACACACACTGAGAAATTAGAGTTATTGGAAAGAATGTATAATGAATTGAAAATTAGCGGACAAAAATCTGTTCCAATAAATGATATTGACGCTCGTTGGATGTATAACAAAAAAAATAAAGCAGAACTTTCATATAATCTTCAAACATGTGTTGATTGCGCAACACACTTAATACTTGCAACTTATATCTCACAAAATCCAACAGATGATTATGATTTACCTATTGTTACAAATCTGGCAATGAAAAATGTTGGATTTAAATTTGAGAACTTATTGGCTGATGCGGGATATAGTAATGAACTGGTGATTGATTATTTGCAAAAAAGCCAAATAGA
The sequence above is drawn from the uncultured Methanobrevibacter sp. genome and encodes:
- a CDS encoding transposase, with product MSKFDEYRGNFIKRKTIEDISEDHIVFFVLFFVETYCMDFCKRKVIHKVSRPPLPLKNMLGLILLSEVLKESSARKIADFTKTDSVYKLVMEGIPVSKESVTRYKNYFIPYFEGILGKTVQMAKDFELTKFLDVSVDGTKLKAYNSPFKVIRKHDLKILIRILKGELAKDEIKKLKLNAQKFYYDGRKTHTEKLELLERMYNELKISGQKSVPINDIDARWMYNKKNKAELSYNLQTCVDCATHLILATYISQNPTDDYDLPIVTNLAMKNVGFKFENLLADAGYSNELVIDYLQKSQIEGFIPNATQSREYKDALKINPVSKDNVYIDYLNKFIVCFAGYSHPLKYQYEEEHIKKTSIGVIRYPNKIKNMYSNSEACKNCFYKDQCLTEKMTNRSYTVYGSEAMIDMLLKMETPEAKEKYKLRPVVESPYGTMKQFYELNQLPYRGKYKIQGIVNLKSIAYNINRIVNLVLCDLLFENETYQNFVHKIIDKYIVKI